From one Lotus japonicus ecotype B-129 chromosome 3, LjGifu_v1.2 genomic stretch:
- the LOC130746041 gene encoding shaggy-related protein kinase theta-like — translation MNMMRRLKSIASGRTSISSDPGGDSNSKRAKLDQETEKKVNEETKTLGGKDQEQHVDASKESTVGTSDVSTVAKTEKSGFDELPKELHEMKIKDEKSKNNNEKDIEASIVSGNGTETGQIITTAIGGRDGQPKQTISYMAERVVGTGSFGVVFQAKCLETGEAVAIKKVLQDKRYKNRELQVMRTVDHPNIVKLKHCFFSTTDKDELYLNLVLEFVPETVYKVSKQYIRVHQHMPIIYVQLYIYQICRALNYLHQVIGVCHRDIKPQNLLVNPQTHQLKICDFGSAKMLVPGEPNISYICSRYYRAPELIFGATEYTTAIDMWSVGCVLAELLLGHPLFPGESGVDQLVEIIKVLGTPTREEIRCMNPHYNEFKFPQIKAHPWHKVFYKRMPPEAVDLVSRLLQYSPNLRCTALAACAHPFFNDLRDPNASLPNGQPLPPLFNFTPEELAHAPDELRLRLIPEHARS, via the exons ATGAACATGATGAGACGGCTCAAGAGCATTGCTTCTGGGAGGACTTCTATTTCCTCAGATCCT GGAGGAGATTCAAACAGCAAAAGAGCTAAGCTTGACCAAGAAACTGAAAAGAAGGTCAATGAGGAAACAAAAACTTTAGGTGGCAAAGATCAGGAGCAGCATGTGGATGCATCAAAAGAATCAACTGTTGGTACATCAGATGTGTCTACAGTAGCTAAAACTGAGAAGTCTGGTTTTGATGAACTTCCAAAAGAGTTACATGAAATGAAAATCAAAGATGAGAAAAGCAAAAACAACAATGAAAAG GATATAGAAGCAAGTATAGTGAGTGGTAATGGAACAGAAACAGGTCAAATAATTACAACTGCTATTGGTGGTCGAGACGGACAGCCGAAGCAG ACAATCTCCTACATGGCTGAACGTGTGGTTGGGACTGGATCCTTTGGTGTTGTTTTTCAG GCTAAGTGCCTTGAAACTGGTGAAGCAGTTGCCATAAAGAAGGTGCTGCAAGACAAGAGATACAAGAATAGGGAACTCCAGGTTATGCGCACAGTTGACCATCCTAACATTGTTAAACTAAAGCACTGTTTCTTTTCAACTACCGATAAAGATGAGTTGTACCTTAACCTAGTTTTGGAGTTTGTTCCCGAAACTGTCTACAAAGTTTCAAAGCAATATATTAGGGTGCACCAACATATGCCTATCATTTACGTGCAACTGTATATATACCAG ATATGTCGTGCATTGAATTATTTACATCAAGTGATTGGCGTCTGTCATCGTGACATCAAACCTCAGAACCTATTG GTTAATCCCCAGACACATCAGTTAAAGATATGTGATTTTGGGAGTGCAAAGATGTTG GTGCCTGGTGAACCAAACATATCATACATATGCTCTCGATACTACCGAGCACCCGAGCTTATATTTGGAGCAACTGAATACACAACTGCTATCGATATGTGGTCTGTTGGTTGTGTTTTGGCTGAGCTCCTTCTTGGACAT CCATTGTTTCCTGGAGAGAGTGGAGTTGATCAGTTAGTGGAGATCATTAAG GTCTTGGGAACACCAACCAGAGAAGAAATCAGGTGCATGAATCCACACTACAACGAATTTAAGTTCCCTCAGATTAAAGCGCACCCGTGGCACAAG GTTTTTTACAAGAGGATGCCACCTGAGGCCGTGGATCTTGTGTCAAGGCTTCTTCAATATTCACCAAATCTACGTTGCACGGCG TTGGCTGCATGTGCACACCCATTCTTCAACGATCTACGAGACCCGAATGCATCTTTGCCAAACGGGCAACCACTACCTCCTCTGTTCAATTTCACACCTGAAG AACTGGCACATGCACCTGATGAGTTGCGTCTACGTCTAATTCCTGAGCATGCAAGGAGTTGA
- the LOC130746044 gene encoding BON1-associated protein 2-like — translation MGLSSRTLEITVISGENLRVTDDAYVVVRGESLNCCTTRTVKDSGEGDKNNSNSSLLSWNEKFLLDMPAHARSITFEVQCGKFKGVRPVGVARIAVSDFLGGDVPDSCLRVLSYRLRDWEGKQNGVLHFAVRVVVPERSCKISAAEQMKEMVPKCEGCR, via the coding sequence ATGGGGTTAAGCTCACGTACTCTAGAGATCACCGTTATATCTGGCGAAAACCTCCGCGTAACCGACGACGCCTACGTCGTCGTTCGGGGGGAGTCTCTTAACTGCTGCACCACGAGGACGGTGAAGGATAGCGGTGAAGGTGACAAAAACAATAGCAACTCGAGTTTGCTTTCGTGGAATGAGAAGTTCTTGCTGGACATGCCGGCGCATGCGAGGTCCATCACGTTCGAGGTGCAGTGCGGGAAGTTTAAAGGTGTTCGGCCGGTTGGGGTGGCAAGGATAGCGGTTTCGGATTTTCTGGGCGGCGATGTGCCGGATAGTTGCTTGCGGGTGTTGAGTTATAGGTTGAGGGACTGGGAAGGGAAGCAGAATGGGGTGCTTCATTTTGCGGTGAGGGTGGTGGTGCCGGAGAGATCATGTAAGATTTCGGCTGCGGAACAAATGAAGGAAATGGTGCCAAAGTGTGAAGGATGTCGGTGA
- the LOC130746043 gene encoding BON1-associated protein 2-like: protein MGISSRTLEITVISGENLRVTDDAYVVVRGESLNCCTTRTVKDSGEGDKNNRNSSLLSWNEKFLLDMPAHARSITFEVQCGKFKGVRPVGVARIAVSDFLGCDVPDSCLRVLSYRLRDWEGKRNGVLHFAVRVVVPERSCSISAAEQMKEMVPKCEGCR, encoded by the coding sequence ATGGGTATAAGCTCACGTACTCTAGAGATCACCGTTATATCTGGCGAAAACCTCCGCGTAACCGACGACGCCTACGTCGTCGTTCGGGGGGAGTCTCTTAACTGCTGCACCACGAGGACGGTGAAGGATAGCGGTGAAGGTGACAAAAACAACCGCAATTCGAGTTTGCTTTCGTGGAATGAGAAGTTCTTGCTGGACATGCCAGCGCATGCGAGGTCCATCACGTTTGAGGTGCAGTGCGGGAAGTTCAAAGGTGTTCGGCCGGTTGGGGTGGCAAGGATAGCGGTTTCGGATTTTCTGGGCTGCGATGTGCCGGATAGTTGCTTGAGGGTGTTGAGCTATAGGCTGAGGGACTGGGAAGGGAAGCGGAATGGGGTGCTTCATTTTGCGGTGAGGGTGGTGGTGCCGGAGAGATCGTGTTCGATTTCTGCGGCGGAACAAATGAAGGAAATGGTGCCAAAGTGTGAAGGATGTCGGTGA